One genomic window of Evansella cellulosilytica DSM 2522 includes the following:
- a CDS encoding serine hydrolase domain-containing protein: protein MGKLNWISSFEDFANGIFSKYKVPGAAVGVAKDGELIYERGFGHRNVEKSKEVTNDTIFGIASITKSFTGVAIMQLQEAGKLAVDDKVITYLPNLILGNEKHTRQITIHHLLTHTAGLPPLPTLYHAMRRTMEEDSSVSEKQRDRLLQHDPIDNNDQLIKFLSELQIDLLGDPGTQFSYSNDSYALLGAIIEQVSGQRYDEYVTENILKPVGMKNSTFDLNIVLSSPKATTIYATTDSDGEKEVYASDTWWDSKAMYAGGFLRSTLDDMMRYTEIFRNSGQVGDIQILKAESVKTMIHPHVQFQENKFYGYGLMITPNYNGGTLVEHGGSLKGVSSNFGVIPEKGLASVVLTNLVGVPAFKLMVAAFNAIQELAPETPLSTYDDYELSSEDYKKYVASFESGEGAEMSVVKEDHQLYFQSEGKSYQMRPVGEHLFTINMNESETPIRFLFNNEGDLSGLFLGVRQILKQK, encoded by the coding sequence ATGGGGAAATTAAACTGGATTTCAAGTTTTGAAGATTTTGCGAATGGCATTTTTAGTAAATACAAAGTACCTGGAGCTGCAGTTGGTGTCGCTAAAGATGGAGAATTGATTTATGAACGTGGCTTCGGTCACCGAAACGTAGAAAAAAGTAAGGAAGTAACAAATGACACAATTTTTGGTATTGCTTCTATAACAAAGTCATTTACTGGAGTAGCGATTATGCAATTACAAGAGGCAGGAAAACTGGCGGTAGATGATAAAGTCATTACATACCTACCTAACCTCATTCTCGGTAATGAAAAGCATACAAGACAAATTACGATTCATCATCTTCTTACCCATACAGCAGGACTCCCACCGTTGCCAACGCTTTATCATGCAATGAGACGAACGATGGAGGAAGATTCATCTGTTTCAGAAAAACAACGTGACAGATTGTTACAGCATGATCCGATTGATAATAATGATCAATTGATTAAGTTTCTTTCTGAATTACAGATTGACTTGCTAGGAGATCCCGGGACACAATTTAGTTATTCCAATGATTCTTATGCATTATTGGGTGCTATTATTGAGCAAGTAAGTGGGCAACGTTATGACGAATACGTGACCGAAAATATTTTAAAACCAGTAGGAATGAAGAACAGTACATTCGACCTTAATATAGTGTTATCATCACCGAAAGCAACGACCATTTATGCAACTACTGACAGTGATGGAGAAAAAGAAGTATACGCTTCAGACACATGGTGGGATTCAAAGGCAATGTACGCAGGAGGATTTCTTCGATCTACTCTCGATGATATGATGCGCTACACGGAAATTTTCCGTAATAGTGGCCAGGTTGGTGATATACAAATTTTAAAAGCAGAAAGTGTAAAAACAATGATTCATCCACATGTACAGTTTCAAGAAAACAAATTTTATGGTTACGGTCTAATGATTACCCCAAATTACAATGGTGGTACCCTCGTTGAGCATGGTGGAAGTCTAAAAGGTGTATCTTCTAATTTTGGTGTCATCCCTGAAAAGGGCTTGGCAAGTGTTGTATTAACCAATTTAGTAGGAGTACCGGCATTTAAGTTAATGGTTGCTGCTTTTAATGCTATACAAGAGCTTGCCCCAGAGACTCCCCTTTCTACTTATGACGATTATGAATTGAGCAGTGAAGATTATAAAAAGTATGTTGCTAGCTTTGAGTCTGGTGAAGGTGCAGAAATGTCCGTAGTAAAAGAAGATCATCAACTCTATTTTCAAAGCGAAGGAAAATCGTATCAAATGCGTCCTGTTGGAGAGCACTTGTTTACAATAAACATGAATGAATCAGAAACCCCCATTCGCTTTTTATTTAACAATGAAGGTGATCTATCTGGATTGTTTTTAGGAGTGCGACAAATATTAAAGCAGAAATGA
- a CDS encoding TlpA family protein disulfide reductase, translating into MIDIFIISHFVLWTLLIVVSIALIILFKTVQNLKMAEKRNLVNEEEFLPRRDSGLPVGDLFPKLEIQTLENKTININQKGVLGSIVIFSSTTCSVCDEVYPDLTSFSKMNPELPVFLFSEGEKNELDKKIKDFEIDVPIHLITNDDLIKTKTNVFPFAYFLSPEGYVLSKGVINNAQGDLNILIKMADGNEGLAV; encoded by the coding sequence ATGATAGATATATTTATAATCTCGCATTTCGTATTATGGACATTGTTGATTGTTGTTTCGATAGCTTTGATCATTTTATTTAAGACTGTGCAAAATCTTAAAATGGCGGAAAAAAGAAATCTTGTAAATGAAGAAGAGTTTCTACCACGAAGAGATTCTGGTTTACCAGTTGGTGATTTATTCCCAAAATTAGAAATACAAACTTTAGAAAATAAAACGATTAATATTAACCAGAAAGGAGTTTTGGGGTCTATTGTCATTTTTAGCTCAACAACATGTAGTGTATGTGATGAAGTGTACCCAGATTTGACATCGTTTTCAAAAATGAATCCAGAATTACCAGTTTTTCTCTTTTCGGAAGGTGAAAAAAATGAGCTTGATAAAAAAATAAAAGATTTTGAAATAGATGTTCCTATTCACTTAATAACGAACGATGACCTGATTAAAACTAAAACGAATGTGTTTCCATTTGCCTATTTTTTATCACCAGAGGGATACGTGTTATCAAAGGGTGTTATTAATAACGCACAAGGTGATTTGAATATCTTAATTAAAATGGCAGATGGAAATGAGGGTTTAGCAGTATAA
- a CDS encoding MauE/DoxX family redox-associated membrane protein, giving the protein MSIYVFFQVFLIVIFIISGISKLISISNFIDTIKELGFSKKFSSVIAIMLSLLEVVVGVSLLFPAIFLLSFIGIFTLIICFSIATWKSFHIVDKVNCNCFGTLADESLGLGSVLKILILFFITVWLLINYNHISIWSHSSLEIITSVMITISTIIIYSFLLLLKKFNKNMKGEYL; this is encoded by the coding sequence GTGAGTATTTATGTTTTTTTTCAAGTATTCTTAATAGTTATATTTATTATTTCAGGTATTTCTAAGCTAATCTCTATAAGTAATTTTATAGATACAATCAAAGAGTTAGGTTTCTCAAAAAAATTTTCATCTGTAATTGCAATAATGTTATCGTTATTAGAAGTGGTTGTTGGAGTATCTTTGTTGTTTCCAGCTATATTTTTGTTATCATTTATCGGAATATTCACACTAATTATTTGCTTTTCGATTGCAACGTGGAAATCATTTCATATTGTAGATAAAGTCAATTGTAACTGTTTTGGAACATTAGCCGATGAATCGTTAGGCTTAGGAAGTGTTCTAAAAATATTAATATTATTTTTTATTACGGTGTGGTTGTTAATAAACTATAATCACATATCCATTTGGAGTCACTCTTCTCTTGAGATTATTACTTCTGTCATGATAACTATCTCAACTATTATTATATATAGCTTTTTACTCTTATTAAAAAAATTTAATAAAAACATGAAAGGTGAATACTTATGA
- a CDS encoding ABC transporter permease: protein MNFIRRAIQSVIVRKGKNLLLFLILFFIYNLVLTSLAIQSSVQQINMDTRESIGNEVILEFNNAANTDVNEAPVNVEEATSLKTNDLVTAYNYKSAVPSIAEGFSPVSHTESTENDGDSIEEHFEQPNIYIEALLFSEYAQGFERELETLIDGRHITDEDEKNNVVVIEKNLAIHNDLEVGDTLSLKPLHENTSHPFEIVGIYETKQRPDPNHPFFSLDMSSPYNKIYIPYTEARYFDDRLTEGLVWEVVFYLKSGKYIDQFIEDARAESPVDFGLFHMYASDDLFSYITGAIGNVASFSTIMLYIVTGAGAMIICLIIMISLKERTKEIGILFSLGESRLKIIGQILSEVIIIAIIAFSLSVVSGQAISQSIANYLLDRELTVEEEVPLMEQNMLITESIERHDELNVQLSLPIIITYAFSSLFIICIAIIIPAFMLLRYEPRSILIKHD, encoded by the coding sequence ATGAACTTTATTCGTAGAGCAATACAAAGTGTCATTGTAAGAAAGGGTAAAAACTTGTTATTGTTCCTTATTCTTTTCTTTATTTATAATCTTGTTTTAACTAGTTTAGCCATTCAATCTAGTGTTCAGCAAATAAATATGGATACGAGAGAAAGTATAGGGAATGAAGTCATTCTAGAGTTTAACAACGCAGCTAACACCGATGTTAATGAAGCACCGGTTAATGTGGAAGAGGCTACATCATTAAAAACAAACGACTTGGTCACTGCATACAACTATAAATCAGCCGTACCAAGTATTGCAGAAGGTTTCTCCCCCGTAAGTCATACAGAAAGTACGGAAAATGATGGGGATAGTATAGAGGAACATTTTGAACAACCTAATATATACATAGAAGCTCTATTATTTTCTGAATATGCACAAGGGTTTGAGAGGGAGCTGGAAACATTAATAGATGGGCGCCATATTACAGATGAAGATGAGAAAAATAATGTAGTGGTTATAGAAAAAAACCTTGCTATACATAATGATCTAGAAGTAGGAGATACACTATCATTAAAGCCACTTCATGAAAATACGAGTCATCCATTTGAGATTGTTGGAATTTATGAAACGAAACAAAGGCCGGACCCGAATCATCCTTTTTTTTCATTGGATATGTCAAGCCCTTATAATAAAATCTATATCCCTTATACAGAGGCTCGTTATTTTGATGATAGATTAACAGAAGGACTAGTGTGGGAGGTCGTTTTCTATTTAAAAAGTGGCAAATATATTGACCAATTTATTGAAGATGCTAGAGCTGAGAGTCCAGTAGATTTTGGTCTTTTTCATATGTATGCCAGTGATGATCTTTTTTCTTACATAACAGGTGCTATAGGGAATGTTGCCTCCTTCTCGACTATTATGTTGTATATTGTTACTGGTGCGGGAGCAATGATCATTTGCTTGATTATCATGATTTCTTTAAAAGAGAGAACAAAGGAGATTGGCATTTTATTTTCGTTAGGTGAAAGTCGATTGAAGATCATCGGTCAAATCCTCTCTGAAGTAATAATTATTGCTATTATCGCATTTAGCTTGTCGGTTGTTTCAGGTCAAGCAATATCCCAATCAATAGCCAACTATTTGCTTGATCGGGAGTTAACAGTAGAAGAGGAAGTACCATTAATGGAGCAAAACATGTTAATAACGGAATCGATTGAGAGGCACGATGAACTGAATGTTCAATTATCACTACCTATCATTATTACGTATGCATTCTCAAGTCTATTTATTATTTGCATCGCGATTATTATTCCAGCATTCATGCTATTAAGATATGAACCAAGATCAATACTAATAAAACATGATTGA
- a CDS encoding ABC transporter ATP-binding protein has product MGDTTLSGKSNSRLVFQYILKMIPILMKISPSLLLLTICLRVLQIGVPLIQVYLTTILVEQVTLVTQFGVGEMRRAIIILLIQFLFLFISTLLKSFNRYLMSKLNYKTKYYFDRLVAEKASRLPLVLYENADYYNQLERASGQSERAMSFVDNCFSIIQNAVTITGFLVILFSFHWGLALSLITIIFPSLIVNIKTGKWRFQQMLQQTPAERKSMYLLDLLSTRQAAKEIRIFGLKDFLTTRWSYIYWKNAREKLSLDKKTEIYISFVDLSGIVVNTLAAAFLIWLGALGRVTIGHYVALTQALIQVHTMLDEIAHKVANVYEDALYTSTLFSFLSLPTENSEEKNSLPFPNIINAISVNGVSFSYPSHEKNVLDNVSFSINPGEKIAIVGENGSGKTTLAKCLLGLYKPLRGEILINELDLADINKEELRKYMTAVFQDFVQYQFTAKDNIAVGKPELVNNVERIKSAAQISGAHKFITQLDKGYDTELGPYFFGGQEISLGQWQKVAISRAFLRNAEIIVLDEPTASLDPISEAEIFNDFMRLSQGKTAIFITHRLGSCKLADRILVLKEGRLIEEGKHEELIAVNGEYHKMF; this is encoded by the coding sequence ATGGGTGATACTACTTTAAGTGGAAAAAGTAATAGTAGATTAGTATTTCAATATATACTAAAAATGATACCTATATTAATGAAAATTTCCCCCTCACTACTCCTATTAACAATTTGCTTAAGAGTGTTACAAATTGGAGTGCCATTGATTCAAGTATATTTAACAACAATATTAGTTGAGCAAGTAACTTTAGTAACACAATTTGGCGTAGGAGAAATGAGAAGGGCAATTATAATTTTACTAATACAATTTTTGTTTCTTTTTATTTCTACCTTACTAAAATCTTTTAATAGATATCTTATGTCAAAATTAAATTATAAAACCAAATATTATTTTGACCGTTTAGTAGCAGAAAAAGCTTCTAGACTTCCATTGGTGCTATATGAAAACGCTGATTACTATAATCAACTGGAGAGAGCCAGTGGTCAATCTGAGAGAGCAATGTCATTTGTTGACAACTGTTTTTCAATTATTCAGAACGCTGTTACTATAACTGGATTTTTGGTTATTTTATTTTCTTTTCATTGGGGACTAGCTCTTAGTCTCATAACAATTATTTTTCCTTCATTAATTGTAAATATTAAAACTGGAAAATGGAGATTTCAACAAATGCTCCAGCAAACCCCAGCGGAACGAAAATCTATGTATTTACTGGATTTATTAAGTACAAGGCAAGCTGCAAAGGAAATAAGAATTTTTGGATTGAAGGATTTTTTAACTACTCGTTGGAGTTATATATACTGGAAGAATGCTAGAGAAAAACTAAGTTTAGATAAAAAAACTGAAATTTATATCTCGTTTGTAGATCTTAGTGGAATAGTTGTTAATACTCTTGCTGCAGCATTTTTAATTTGGCTAGGTGCACTAGGGAGAGTGACGATCGGGCATTATGTAGCATTAACACAAGCACTAATACAAGTTCATACTATGTTGGATGAGATTGCACATAAAGTTGCTAATGTTTATGAGGATGCTCTTTATACTAGTACGTTATTTTCTTTTCTGTCTCTTCCAACAGAGAACTCCGAGGAAAAAAATAGTCTACCATTTCCTAATATTATCAATGCCATTTCGGTAAATGGTGTATCATTTTCTTATCCATCACATGAGAAAAACGTATTAGACAATGTATCATTTAGTATTAACCCTGGAGAAAAAATTGCTATTGTAGGTGAAAATGGCTCAGGTAAAACTACGTTGGCAAAATGTCTACTAGGTTTGTATAAACCGTTAAGAGGAGAAATTTTAATTAACGAATTAGACCTAGCAGATATAAATAAAGAAGAGCTAAGAAAATACATGACAGCAGTATTTCAAGACTTTGTTCAATACCAGTTTACGGCTAAAGATAATATAGCTGTAGGTAAACCTGAATTAGTTAATAACGTAGAAAGAATTAAAAGCGCTGCTCAGATATCAGGTGCGCATAAATTTATTACTCAACTGGACAAAGGCTATGATACAGAATTAGGACCTTATTTTTTTGGTGGCCAAGAAATATCTCTGGGCCAATGGCAAAAGGTTGCTATTAGTAGAGCATTTTTGAGGAATGCGGAAATTATTGTGTTAGATGAGCCAACAGCTTCTTTAGATCCTATTTCTGAGGCAGAAATTTTCAATGATTTTATGAGGCTATCTCAAGGTAAAACGGCCATTTTCATTACCCATCGCCTCGGAAGCTGTAAACTAGCAGATCGTATACTAGTATTAAAAGAGGGGAGATTAATAGAGGAAGGAAAACACGAGGAACTTATTGCAGTGAATGGAGAGTATCATAAAATGTTTTAA
- a CDS encoding protein-tyrosine phosphatase family protein, with translation MKNKNYQELLKERIYIGGADDVEEMLENEKVDVVYDLRAESLDSDSQYNRVHCPIVDDAENQDEAIKKSVDNIVKSYHEGKNVYVHCQGGSNRTGSVAVGTLLALGKAKTIEEAEKMAKDARPKINIKPEMKEALKRVYKD, from the coding sequence ATGAAAAATAAAAACTATCAGGAACTGCTTAAAGAGCGCATTTACATTGGTGGAGCTGACGATGTGGAAGAAATGCTAGAAAACGAAAAGGTGGACGTCGTTTATGATTTAAGAGCCGAATCTCTAGATAGTGACTCTCAATATAATCGCGTCCATTGTCCAATTGTCGATGATGCGGAAAATCAAGATGAGGCAATTAAAAAGTCAGTCGATAATATTGTAAAATCGTACCATGAAGGAAAAAATGTTTATGTCCATTGTCAAGGGGGAAGTAACCGCACTGGTTCCGTTGCAGTAGGTACACTTTTAGCATTAGGTAAGGCGAAAACAATTGAAGAAGCGGAAAAAATGGCAAAGGATGCAAGACCAAAAATAAACATTAAACCAGAAATGAAGGAAGCGTTAAAACGAGTATATAAAGATTAG